Proteins from one Juglans microcarpa x Juglans regia isolate MS1-56 chromosome 1S, Jm3101_v1.0, whole genome shotgun sequence genomic window:
- the LOC121247485 gene encoding argininosuccinate synthase, chloroplastic-like, which yields MALYKAISASSLAFLPPRRESFMYNERVYCPRILSSFPELAARTSELHGHVVAATGNPSNFTKSCNNQVIQAVLQSEREVEVSGSILNGGFHGKFNNAILANSGGLDTSVIVLWLRENYGCDVVCFTVDVGQGIKELEVLEKKAKASRACQLVVKDLREEFV from the coding sequence ATGGCTCTGTACAAGGCAATCTCGGCGAGCAGTCTCGCTTTTCTACCACCCAGGAGAGAATCATTCATGTACAACGAAAGAGTATATTGTCCGAGAATATTGTCTTCTTTCCCAGAGTTGGCGGCTAGAACGAGTGAGCTTCATGGCCATGTTGTTGCAGCCACTGGTAACCCAAGCAATTTTACCAAGTCTTGTAACAATCAAGTTATTCAAGCGGTGTTACAAAGTGAAAGAGAGGTGGAAGTTTCTGGATCTATACTCAATGGAGGGTTCCATGGTAAATTCAATAATGCTATTTTGGCCAATAGTGGTGGCTTAGACACATCAGTCATTGTTCTATGGCTGAGGGAGAACTATGGCTGTGATGTTGTTTGCTTCACTGTTGATGTTGGTCAGGGTATAAAGGAATTGGAAGTCTTGGAAAAGAAGGCTAAAGCCAGCAGGGCTTGTCAGTTAGTGGTGAAGGACTTAAGGGAGGAATTTGTATGA
- the LOC121246400 gene encoding protein DA1-related 2-like isoform X1, with protein MAPSTVNQLSQPCIYGEFASSNGERKPRFMNWLSKLFKSGSSRGDAGGSTHHPQLLGEENMIWPAPATSLDDRYRAQKEKEELDRAIELSRAEEFRRPNGYRRRADNDEQLARALQDGLHSPPYPAHPPVPYYASESRICGGCKRNIGYGVYLGCMGTFFHPECFCCHACGYPITEYEFSLSGRNPHHKSCYKELKHPKCEVCHQFIPTNAAGLIEYMCHPFWSQKYCPSHDYDNTARCCSCERLESWNARYYSLGDGRRLCLECMESAVMDTGDCQPLYHAIRDYYEGINMKLDQQIPMLLVERQALNEAIVGEKNGVHHMPETRGLCLSEEQTVTSIYRRPRIGGYRLVGMRTLPQKLTRKCEVTAILVLYGLPRLLTGAILAHELMHGWLRLKGFRNLNPVVEEGICQVLSYMWLESEVTTRFGSMPSTSAASSSSSSSKKGGKSDVENKLGEFFMHQIANDASPAYGGGFRAANAAVNKYGLRSTLDHIHYTGNFPF; from the exons ATGGCTCCCTCTACCGTCAACCAACTATCTCAGCCTTGTATTTACG GGGAGTTTGCTTCTTCGAACGGGGAGAGAAAGCCTCGCTTTATGAATTGGCTGAGTAAGCTTTTCAAGAGTGGGTCCAGTCGGGGAGATGCTGGAGGTAGTACCCATCATCCCCAGCTCCTTGGTGAGGAAAACATGATTTGGCCTGCACCCGCTACATCATTG GATGATCGCTATAGGGctcagaaagaaaaagaagaactagaCCGTGCAATTGAACTTTCCCGGGCTGAAGAATTTAGGAGACCCAATG GATATAGACGACGGGCAGACAATGACGAACAGCTTGCAAGGGCACTTCAGGATGGCTTGCATTCACCTCCATATCCTGCTCATCCCCCTGTCCCATATTATGCGAGTGAATCTAG GATATGCGGTGGATGCAAACGTAACATAGGCTATGGCGTTTATTTGGGTTGCATGGGAACATTTTTCCATCCGGAGTGCTTCTGCTGTCATGCCTGTGGTTACCCAATTACTGAGTATGAG TTTTCTTTGTCAGGGAGGAACCCTCATCACAAATCTTGTTATAAAGAGCTGAAGCATCCGAAATGTGAAGTTTGCCACCAATTT ATCCCAACAAATGCTGCCGGTTTGATCGAGTATATGTGCCATCCATTTTGGTCTCAAAAATATTGTCCATCGCATGACTATGATAACACAGCTCGTTGCTGTAGTTGTGAACGTCTAGAG TCTTGGAACGCGAGGTACTATTCTCTAGGAGATGGTAGGCGATTATGCTTAGAGTGCATGGAATCTGCTGTCATGGATACCGGTGATTGTCAACCCCTTTACCACGCCATACGAGATTATTATGAAGGAATAAACATGAAACTAGATCAGCAAATCCCAATGCTTCTGGTTGAAAGACAAGCACTTAATGAAGCCATTGTGGGGGAGAAGAAT GGCGTTCATCACATGCCAGAGACGAGGGGTTTATGTCTTTCTGAAGAGCAGACAGTCACCAGT ATATATAGAAGGCCGAGAATTGGTGGCTATCGACTGGTAGGAATGAGAACCCTACCCCAAAAGCTGACTCGAAAATGTGAAGTTACGGCGATTCTTGTTCTCTATGGTCTTCCAAG ATTACTCACAGGTGCTATTCTTGCCCATGAGTTGATGCATGGCTGGTTGCGCCTTAAAG GCTTCCGGAATCTTAACCCAGTGGTAGAGGAAGGTATCTGTCAGGTGCTTTCATACATGTGGCTCGAGTCAGAAGTGACGACAAGATTCGGAAGCATGCCATCTACATCAGCAGCTTCgtcctcatcatcatcctcaaaAAAAGGTGGAAAGTCTGATGTCGAAAATAAACTGGGTGAGTTTTTCATGCACCAAATCGCAAATGACGCTTCCCCAGCATATGGAGGAGGATTTAGGGCTGCCAATGCAGCTGTCAATAAATATGGTTTACGCTCCACCCTGGACCACATTCATTACACTGGGAACTTCCCATTTTAA
- the LOC121246400 gene encoding protein DA1-related 2-like isoform X2 — protein sequence MNWLSKLFKSGSSRGDAGGSTHHPQLLGEENMIWPAPATSLDDRYRAQKEKEELDRAIELSRAEEFRRPNGYRRRADNDEQLARALQDGLHSPPYPAHPPVPYYASESRICGGCKRNIGYGVYLGCMGTFFHPECFCCHACGYPITEYEFSLSGRNPHHKSCYKELKHPKCEVCHQFIPTNAAGLIEYMCHPFWSQKYCPSHDYDNTARCCSCERLESWNARYYSLGDGRRLCLECMESAVMDTGDCQPLYHAIRDYYEGINMKLDQQIPMLLVERQALNEAIVGEKNGVHHMPETRGLCLSEEQTVTSIYRRPRIGGYRLVGMRTLPQKLTRKCEVTAILVLYGLPRLLTGAILAHELMHGWLRLKGFRNLNPVVEEGICQVLSYMWLESEVTTRFGSMPSTSAASSSSSSSKKGGKSDVENKLGEFFMHQIANDASPAYGGGFRAANAAVNKYGLRSTLDHIHYTGNFPF from the exons ATGAATTGGCTGAGTAAGCTTTTCAAGAGTGGGTCCAGTCGGGGAGATGCTGGAGGTAGTACCCATCATCCCCAGCTCCTTGGTGAGGAAAACATGATTTGGCCTGCACCCGCTACATCATTG GATGATCGCTATAGGGctcagaaagaaaaagaagaactagaCCGTGCAATTGAACTTTCCCGGGCTGAAGAATTTAGGAGACCCAATG GATATAGACGACGGGCAGACAATGACGAACAGCTTGCAAGGGCACTTCAGGATGGCTTGCATTCACCTCCATATCCTGCTCATCCCCCTGTCCCATATTATGCGAGTGAATCTAG GATATGCGGTGGATGCAAACGTAACATAGGCTATGGCGTTTATTTGGGTTGCATGGGAACATTTTTCCATCCGGAGTGCTTCTGCTGTCATGCCTGTGGTTACCCAATTACTGAGTATGAG TTTTCTTTGTCAGGGAGGAACCCTCATCACAAATCTTGTTATAAAGAGCTGAAGCATCCGAAATGTGAAGTTTGCCACCAATTT ATCCCAACAAATGCTGCCGGTTTGATCGAGTATATGTGCCATCCATTTTGGTCTCAAAAATATTGTCCATCGCATGACTATGATAACACAGCTCGTTGCTGTAGTTGTGAACGTCTAGAG TCTTGGAACGCGAGGTACTATTCTCTAGGAGATGGTAGGCGATTATGCTTAGAGTGCATGGAATCTGCTGTCATGGATACCGGTGATTGTCAACCCCTTTACCACGCCATACGAGATTATTATGAAGGAATAAACATGAAACTAGATCAGCAAATCCCAATGCTTCTGGTTGAAAGACAAGCACTTAATGAAGCCATTGTGGGGGAGAAGAAT GGCGTTCATCACATGCCAGAGACGAGGGGTTTATGTCTTTCTGAAGAGCAGACAGTCACCAGT ATATATAGAAGGCCGAGAATTGGTGGCTATCGACTGGTAGGAATGAGAACCCTACCCCAAAAGCTGACTCGAAAATGTGAAGTTACGGCGATTCTTGTTCTCTATGGTCTTCCAAG ATTACTCACAGGTGCTATTCTTGCCCATGAGTTGATGCATGGCTGGTTGCGCCTTAAAG GCTTCCGGAATCTTAACCCAGTGGTAGAGGAAGGTATCTGTCAGGTGCTTTCATACATGTGGCTCGAGTCAGAAGTGACGACAAGATTCGGAAGCATGCCATCTACATCAGCAGCTTCgtcctcatcatcatcctcaaaAAAAGGTGGAAAGTCTGATGTCGAAAATAAACTGGGTGAGTTTTTCATGCACCAAATCGCAAATGACGCTTCCCCAGCATATGGAGGAGGATTTAGGGCTGCCAATGCAGCTGTCAATAAATATGGTTTACGCTCCACCCTGGACCACATTCATTACACTGGGAACTTCCCATTTTAA
- the LOC121246456 gene encoding ras-related protein Rab2BV-like, whose amino-acid sequence MAYKVDHEYDYLFKIVLIGDSGVGKSNILSRFTRNEFCLESKSTIGVEFATRTLQVEGKTVKAQIWDTAGQERYRAITSAYYRGAVGALLVYDITKRQTFDNVHRWLRELRDHADSNIVIVMTGNKADLNHLRAVSAEDAQFLAEKEGLSFLETSALEAFNVEKAFQTILLDIYHIISKKALAAQEAASSSGIPHGTTINVSNPSGHRIKGVCCTSN is encoded by the exons ATGGCGTACAAGGTGGACCATGAATATGATTATCTCTTCAAGATCGTATTGATCGGGGACTCTGGCGTTGGGAAATCGAACATTCTATCCAGGTTTACGCGGAACGAGTTCTGCCTTGAGTCCAAGTCCACCATTGGTGTTGAATTTGCGACCAGGACATTACAG GTAGAGGGGAAAACAGTTAAGGCACAAATATGGGACACGGCTGGTCAAGAGAGGTACCGAGCCATCACCAGTGCTTACTACAGAGGTGCTGTAGGTGCGCTTTTGGTCTACGACATTACCAAGAGGCAAACCTTCGACAATGTCCATCGGTGGCTTCGTGAGCTCAGGGACCATGCTGACTCCAACATTGTCATCGTGATGACCGGGAACAAGGCTGATCTCAATCATCTCAGAGCTGTCTCAGCAGAAGATGCTCAATTCTTGGCTGAGAAGGAAGGCCTCTCTTTCCTTGAGACTTCAGCTTTGGAGGCCTTCAATGTCGAGAAGGCATTCCAGACCATTTTGTTGGATATTTACCATATAATAAGCAAGAAAGCTCTGGCAGCGCAGGAGGCAGCTTCCTCCTCTGGAATTCCTCATGGCACTACCATTAATGTCTCGAATCCGTCCGGTCATAGAATCAAAGGAGTTTGTTGCACTAGTAATTAA
- the LOC121246373 gene encoding LOW QUALITY PROTEIN: cucumisin-like (The sequence of the model RefSeq protein was modified relative to this genomic sequence to represent the inferred CDS: inserted 1 base in 1 codon), whose amino-acid sequence MACKTTSSSTLSWLLLFSLAFTLHVRHSASKNDRKVYIVYMGERQGDEDTTSSLHTSMLQEVIGSTAGPESLLYXLKRSFSGFAAKLTEQEAQQVAGMDGVVSVFPSENKKLQTTRSWDFLGFPQQVKRRRTIESDIIVGVMDSGIWPESDSFDDKGFGPPPSKWKGACQTSANFTCNNKIIGAQYYRLERLFGKEDIRSPRDVAGHGTHTASTAAGNLVSEASLLGYGLGTARGGVPSARIAVYKVCWGMEVSCSFHDILAAFDDAIADGVDIISVSLGGTTAKIYFDDPIAIGSFHAMRNGILTSTAAGNEGPDPATVTNFSPWSLSVASSTIDRMFLTEVILGNKKIYQGFSINIFDLKNEMYPIIYGGDAPNTAAGFNGSFSGNYTPNSLARNLVKGKIVLCDVPSKGSFVAGAVGSVMGGRRRHDSAINFPLPASVLDSKDAKNIRAYVRSTRNPTATILQSNERKDTSSPYISITSSRGPNLLSPTILKPDLAAPGVHILAAWPPIARISDFEGDKRVQYSYNMQTGTSMACPHATGAAAYVKSFHPTWSPAAIMSALITTAAPMSTEKNPDAEFAYGAGNINPIKAPYPGLIYDINPLDYIKFLCREGYATELLQRITGDINDRCSEESNGTVFDLNYPTFALPTSSSKFIRHVFYRTVTNVGSPMSSYKAVVTSRPHDGLQIKVKPSVLTFKKLGQELSFELTIKGRILKKRIASASVIWSDGKFQVRSPIDVFVP is encoded by the exons ATGGCTTGTAAAACTACTAGTAGTAGTACTCTTTCTTGGCTTCTCCTCTTCAGCCTCGCTTTCACACTGCATGTTCGTCACTCAGCTTCTAAGAATGACAGAAAG GTATATATTGTGTATATGGGCGAGAGGCAGGGGGACGAGGACACCACCTCATCTCTTCACACAAGCATGCTCCAAGAAGTCATTGGCAG TACTGCTGGACCGGAATCTCTGCTCT AGCTAAAGAGGAGTTTCAGTGGATTTGCAGCGAAGCTAACCGAGCAAGAAGCTCAACAAGTGGCTG GAATGGATGGTGTTGTGTCCGTGTTTCCCAGCGAAAATAAAAAGCTGCAAACGACGAGGTCGTGGGACTTCCTTGGCTTTCCGCAGCAagttaaaagaagaagaactatTGAAAGCGACATCATTGTAGGGGTGATGGACTCTGGAATTTGGCCCGAGTCTGATAGCTTTGATGACAAAGGATTTGGTCCACCACCTAGCAAATGGAAGGGGGCCTGTCAAACCTCAGCCAACTTCACTTGCAACAA TAAAATCATTGGAGCACAATACTACAGGCTCGAACGATTATTTGGGAAAGAAGATATTAGATCCCCGAGAGATGTAGCAGGGCATGGGACACATACAGCATCAACAGCTGCTGGAAACTTAGTTAGTGAGGCAAGCCTGCTGGGGTATGGGTTGGGAACAGCACGAGGAGGGGTTCCATCGGCACGCATTGCTGTGTACAAAGTATGTTGGGGTATGGAAGTGTCGTGTTCTTTTCATGACATACTTGCAGCATTCGATGATGCCATCGCTGATGGCGTCGACATTATCTCCGTTTCTCTCGGTGGAACCACTGCTAAGATCTATTTTGACGACCCAATTGCCATCGGTTCCTTTCATGCTATGAGAAATGGAATATTGACATCAACTGCTGCTGGTAACGAGGGTCCAGATCCAGCAACGGTAACCAACTTTTCCCCCTGGTCTCTCTCTGTGGCTTCAAGCACTATAGATCGAATGTTCCTCACTGAGGTCATATTGGGTAACAAGAAGATCTATCAg GGATTCTCAATTAATATATTTGACCTAAAGAATGAAATGTATCCAATAATTTATGGTGGAGATGCACCAAACACCGCAGCAGGCTTCAACGGGTCCTTCTCCGG GAATTACACGCCAAATTCGCTTGCTCGTAACTTGGTGAAGGGTAAAATTGTACTGTGTGATGTCCCAAGTAAAGGGTCATTTGTAGCTGGTGCAGTTGGTAGCGTGATGGGAGGCCGACGCCGACATGATTCTGCTATCAATTTTCCCTTGCCTGCATCTGTGCTTGACTCCAAGGATGCTAAAAACATTCGCGCATACGTAAGATCCACAAG GAACCCAACTGCCACGATCCTCCAGAGTAATGAGCGTAAAGATACATCGTCCCCATACATATCCATCACCTCGTCAAGGGGTCCAAACCTACTTTCACCCACCATTCTCAAG CCGGATTTGGCTGCTCCTGGAGTCCACATTCTAGCAGCATGGCCTCCAATCGCCCGAATTTCTGACTTTGAAGGTGATAAAAGAGTACAGTACTCATACAACATGCAAACGGGGACATCAATGGCTTGCCCACATGCAACAGGGGCGGCTGCCTACGTCAAATCCTTCCACCCTACTTGGTCACCTGCAGCTATCATGTCTGCACTTATCACTACTG CTGCCCCCATGAGCACTGAGAAGAACCCCGATGCTGAATTTGCATATGGTGCAGGCAATATAAATCCTATCAAGGCTCCATATCCTGGTTTGATATATGATATTAATCCACTTGACTATATCAAATTTTTATGTCGGGAAGGATATGCCACCGAGTTATTACAGAGAATTACTGGGGACATTAACGATCGCTGTTCTGAAGAATCTAATGGAACAGTTTTCGACTTAAACTATCCTACTTTTGCTCTGCCCACGTCCTCCTCCAAATTTATCCGTCATGTTTTCTATCGGACTGTCACCAATGTTGGATCGCCAATGTCATCGTATAAAGCTGTTGTGACCTCTCGGCCACATGATGGACTTCAAATCAAAGTCAAGCCAAGCGTGTTGACGTTCAAAAAGCTTGGACAAGAGCTATCTTTTGAGCTCACGATCAAAGGAAGAATATTAAAGAAACGCATAGCCTCAGCTTCTGTAATATGGTCTGATGGTAAGTTCCAAGTGAGGAGCCCCATTGATGTGTTTGTTCCATGA